In Tautonia marina, the genomic stretch ATTCCTGGACGGTCTCCCGATCAAGGCCCGGCCGATCGGTCCGGTTCGATCGATGATCCGGCGGGCTCGTCGGCACCCGAAGCAAGCGGCCCTGGTGTGTTCGGTGGCCATCTTGCTGCTGACAATGGCCGTCGGCGGACTGCTGGTCGCTCGGGAGCAGGCGCGACTCCGCTCCATCGCCGAGGACCGCCGCCTTCTTGCCGTCGAGCGCGAGAACGACGCCCGCGCCAGCGCCGACCACGCCCGCCGTGTGCTCCAGGTCATGGCCGAGGGCATGGGAGCGTCCGCCAAGGCGATCAGGACGATGAACGCCTCATCGCAACCGGAGCTCCGCCGCATCTCCTCAAAGCACCTCGCCGAGGTCACCTCAACCTATGCCCGCTATTTTCAGGAGCACTCCGCCGAAACGCCCTGGATCGCCAGCGAGGTGCAGATGCTCGAAACGCTGGCCGAGCTTCGCGGTCTCGAAGGTGACCTCGACGAGGCCGATCGCCTCCGCCGACGCTGCATCGAGGAAGGGATGATCGTCCTCGAACGGGCCCCCGACGACATTGCCTTTCGACAATCGCTGGTCGAATCGGCGACGAGGCTCGCCCTGGCTTCGGAAACGCAGAACGGACCCGAGGCCGCGATGCCTGACTTCGAGGCCGCCTACCGCCTCGCCAGGGTGATCGCTCCGGAGGACGTCAGCAACACCGACCAGTTCTTTGTCCGGGCGATGGCCGCCACCAACCTCGCGGGTACGTACCATCGCCTCGGACACTATGAGAAGGCCGCCACCGTTCAGGCCGAGGCCCTCGCCTTCTCCCGCGACGTCCTGGCCCGACAGCCCGATGACACGGCCGTCACGGCCTTCGTAATCGATCACCTCTGCGGGCTCGCGACCACGCGGATTGAGCAGGGGGCATCCGAAGAGGCGTCCCGCCTGCTCCTTGAGGCCGATGCGATGCTTGACACCCTTCGGGACGCCGGCCCCACCTCTCCGGGACGCGATCCGGAGATCCTGCGAGCCTGGATCAACGAGGAACGGGAACGACTGCCGAAATCCCTGGCCGGCCGATGACCCACGAGCCATCCCCGCAACCCTCCGGAACCGTCGGGGATCATCCCGACGCCTCGAAGCCGCCCGCTTCGATCTTCCCCTCGGCCTCGAACCGGGCGATCTCAAGCCTGATCAGCCGCTGAACCTTGCAGCGCGCGGCGAAGGCCGAACCCCGCTTCATGCCGAGTCGAACCGCCGCCTCCTCCCCAGACAATCCTTCGAGCGCCAGCAGTCGGAAGGCGTCCCAGGTACGGGGCTCGACCCGGGCCCGAACGAGTCGCATCGCCCGTTCGAGCCGCTCCTGGTCCACCTCGGCCTCCCGGCACGCTGCCGACACGTCTCGATCGGCAATCCGCTCAAGCAGACGGACAACCGCCGTGTCTCCCGTTCCTCGGTGCCAGGGGCGATGCCGCTCGACCCAGTCGCACCAGGCCGCGTGCGTCAGCCTTCGCAGATAGCCCCGAAATTTCCGAGACGGATCGTAGCGGAATCGCGTGGCCTGCCGGGCGAAGCAGAGGAAGACCTCCTGCGCCACATCCCGGGCGTCCTGCTCCTGCAGCCCCTTGCCCCGACACCAGCTCAGGACCAGCGGGCCATAGGAGTTCACGAACTGTGACCACTCGACCGGGTCGCTTGAAGGTTCGCTCAGCTTCCGGAGGAGGGAGATTCTGGTCTTTGGCTCAAGCGATTGCATCGTCGCGGTTCCAGATGTTGCGGAGCATCGCCGACCCATTCACTTTACACGCGGTCCCCAACTCCATGTCAATCAATGATCGTGATGGGTGTTGATCTCGCGTGCGTCACGCGGAACCTCTCCCCATTCAGAGAATCCCAGAAGAACAGCCCGTTCCGGCCTGGCGACGTTGCGGGGGTTCTCCCGCGCTGGCATTTCGAGCGAGCCTCCGAGAACGACCCTGATCGGGATAATTGCGAGGATCATCCGGTTGAATCCCCCGCGTCGGCTTGCTATGACGAGAATGCCTGGCGCGTTCGGAATCACCCGTTCCGAGGGACGCCATTCCTCCCGTTTTGCCTCCACCCGATCGCACCCCACCCATTCCAGGGAGTCGATTCCTCATGACTCGCATCCTTGCCCCTGCTCTGGCCGTCGTCGGCCTGACCCTCGGCCTCGCCCTTTCGGCCACCGCTCAGGAAGGCTTGAAGGTCGGCGACAAGGCCCCCGACTTCACCCTGAAGGCGTCGGACGGCAAGACCTATTCCCTCTCCGACTTCAAAGGCAAGAAGGCCGTCGTCATCGCCTGGTTCCCGAAGGCGTTCACCGGCGGCTGCACCAAGCAGTGCACGGCCTACGCCGAACAGGGCGACCAGCTCAAGGACCTGAACGTCGCCTACTTCACCGCCAGCACCGACACCGTCGATGAGAACACCCGCTTCGCCCAGTCGCTCAACGCCGATTACCCGATTTTGAGCGATCCCGACGCTTCGGTTGCCAAGGCCTTTGGCGTCCTGATGCCCGAGCGCCCGCTCGCCCGCCGCGTCACCTTCTACATCGACAAGGACGGCGTCATCCAGGCCATCGACTCCCAGATCAACACCGAGAACGCCGGCACCGACACCGCCAAGAAGCTCAAGGAACTCGGCATCGCCGAATAATCACCTTCCCTTGAGCCATCCCAGGTTCGACCCATCACGCGGGGAGCCGCCGGTCCCAACGGGCCGAGGCTCCCCCGTGGTCTTTCCGGCGGGGTCTTGAGTCGTTCGATCAATTCAGCGATGCTTACGGCTTCGAACGGACTGCTGGACTCGAAGGCGGAGTAATCATGATCGTCGGCGTCGTGAAGGAGAATTTCCCGGGGGAGCGTCGCGTGGCCCTCATCCCCGCGTCGGTGCCCTTGCTGAAGAAGGCCGGTTGCGAGGTCCTGGTCGAGACCGGCGCCGGGTTCGAAGCGGGCTACCCCGATCCCACCTACGAGCAAAAAGGGGCAACCATCGTCTCCAGTCGAGACGAGGTCTTCGCCCGATCCGACATCCTCCTGCACTTGCTCGGCCTCGGGGCCAATCAGGATCGCGGACGCGACGACTTGCCCCGCTACCGCCCCGGCCAGATCGCCCTCGGCTTCTTCCGGGCGCTGGGAGCCCCCGAGACCGTCCAGGAGGTGGCCGCGACCGGCATCACCGCCTTCGCCATCGAGATGCTCCCTCGGATCACCCGCGCCCAAAGCATGGACGCCCTGTCCTCGATGGCCACCGTCGCCGGCTACAAGGCCGTCGTGATCGCCGCCGACACGCTCCGCCGTATGTTCCCCATGATGATGACCGCCGCGGGCACCATCTCTCCCGCCCGAGTCCTGGTTCTGGGCGTCGGCGTGGCCGGGCTCCAGGCCATCGCCACGGCCCGTCGCATGGGAGCGGTTGTCTCAGCCTTCGACGTTCGGCCCGCGGTCAAGGAACAGGTTCAGAGCCTCGGCGCCAAGTTCGTCGAGCTTCCTCTCGAATCCGGCGACGCCGAAGACACCGGCGGCTACGCCAAGGCCCAGGGCGAAGACTTCCTCCGCCGCCAGCGCGAACTGATGGCCAGGGTTGTGGCCGAAAGCGACGTCGTAATCACCACCGCCAACGTTCCCGGCCGCAAGGCTCCGGTCCTGGTCACCGCCGACATGGTCGAGGCCATGACCCCCGGCTCGGTCATCATCGATCTGGCCGCCGAACGCGGCGGCAACTGCGAGCTGAGCCGGGCCGGTGAGGTCGTCACCACCCACGGCGTCAGCATCGTCGGCGCGGTCAACCTGGCCGGCACCGTTCCGTATCACGCCAGCCAGATGTATTCGAGCAACATCACCACCTTGCTCCTTCACCTGTTGAAAGACGGTCAGCTCGCGATGGATTCGTCCGACGAGATCACCCGCGAGACCCTCATCGCCCGAGGCGGCAAGGTCGTCCACCCTCGGGTCCTTGAGGCCCTCGGCATCCCTTCGGAAGTCCCCGGCGACTCAGGGAGATCGTGATTCGATGGAACTGCTTGTCTTCTCCCTGACGATCTTCGTGCTCGCCCTCTTTGTGGGCTTCGAGGTCATCACGAAGGTTCCCCCCACCTTGCACACCCCGTTGATGTCCGGGTCGAACGCTATCTCAGGGATCACCCTGGTCGGGGCGATTCTCTCGGCGGGCTTGCAGTATTCGACCCTGACCTCCGTGCTGGGCGTGCTGGCCGTGGCCCTGGCAACGATCAACGTGGTGGGCGGATTCCTCGTCACCCATCGCATCCTCGGGATGTTTCGACGGAAGAGCTGAACCGTGTCCACATCGCTCATCAATCTCGCCTACCTCGTCGCCTCGGCCCTGTTCATCCTGGGCCTGAAAGGGCTGAGCCACCCCCGAACCGCCGTCCGCGGCAACCTGCTGGGCGCGACGGGCATGCTCATTGCCGTCGTCGTAACCTTGCTCAATCAGGAAATCATCGGCTTCGGCGGCATCCTCGTCGGGCTCGCTCTCGGCTCGCTCGTCGGCGCCGTCCTGGCCGTTCGTATTCCGATGACCGCCATGCCGCAGCTCGTCGCCGTCCTGAACGGCTTCGGCGGTGGTGCGTCGATTCTCGTCGCCGGCGCCGCCCTGGTTGAGGCGGTCGGCCTGACCGAGCGCGAGGTGACCTACCAGCTCACGATTGCCACCGCCGTTTCGGGCCTGATCGGTGCCGTCACCCTCTCTGGCAGCTTCATTGCCTTCGCCAAGCTGCAAGAGTTGATCTCGGGCAACCCGATCCTCTTTCCCGGCCGTCACGTCGTCAACGCTTTGCTCCTGATCGCCACCCTCGGCCTGGCCGCGATGGTGGCCGTCCAGCCCGACCAACCGCTCGCCTACTGGGGGCTGGTTCTCGTCGCCTCAGCGCTCGGCGTGCTGGCCGTCATCCCGATCGGCGGGGCCGACATGCCGGTGGTGATCGCGCTGTTGAACTCGTACTCCGGCCTGGCCGCCTGCGCCACCGGGTTCGTCCTGAACAACACCATGCTCATCATTGCCGGGTCGCTCGTCGGCGCCTCGGGCCTGATTCTCACCCGGATCATGTGCGACGCCATGAACCGATCGCTGACCAACGTCCTCTTTGGTGGCGTCGGCGCGGTCGCATCTCAGCCCGGCGGCGGCAAGGGGGACGAGGTCTACGCCGGTCGGGTCAAGTCGGCCGGTCCCGAAGAAATCGCCATGATCCTCGAAATCGCCCAGCGGGTGATGATCGTCCCCGGCTACGGTCTGGCTGTCAGCCAGGCCCAGCACTCGGTGCGCGACCTGGCCAACCTGCTCGAATCGCGCGGCGTGCGGGTCGATTTCGCCATCCACCCCGTCGCCGGCCGCATGCCCGGCCACATGAACGTCCTGCTCGCCGAGGCTGACATCCCCTACGAAAAGCTTCTTACGATGGAGGAAGCCAACCCCCAGTTCGAGCAGACCGACGTGGCCATCGTCATCGGCGCCAACGACGTCGTGAACCCCGACGCCCGCACCGACCCCACCGGCCCCATCGCCGGCATGCCGATTCTCGACGTCGACAAGGCCCGCACCGTCATCGTCATCAAACGCTCCCTTTCCCCCGGCTTCGCCGGCATCCCGAACCCCCTTTTCGCCGCCGACAACACCCTGATGTACTTCGCCGACGGCAAGAAAGCCCTCGTCGATCTCATCACCGCGCTCCAGAGCTAACCAGAACGATTGCAACGTGCTTGGAGTAGACCTTCCATCCGAAAATGCTGTGTCGCCTCTTTGCCTTGGGTGGCCCCGGTTGCTCGCCAACCGGGGCGGCGCAGCCGCGAGAGGCGACGGGAGGCCCCACCGAGACTGCTCGTCGCTCCGCGACCCCGGTTGACGAGCAACCGGGGCCACCCAGCAAAAACCCACCATTATTGAGTGGAAGAGGTTGTAGTCGGGTACCGTCGCGTCGTCGAAGACGCACCCATCCGCTCTCGAAGCCCGGCGGTGCATCTTCGACGACGCGACGGCACCCAACGGAACCGCCTTGCAATCGCCCTATCGATGGAAAGGCCCGCCTTGCTCACACCCGTCCGGATCGGATAGGTTAAACTGATGTTGATCTCCCCTCCGGAGCGCGGCGGGTTCTGGGTCGGTCGGGTCGAACGGGGGGCGACGAGTCACAGAATCAAGGGAGGGCTGCATGATGCGGGGAGTCAATCGAGGTTGCGGTTCCTTCCGATCGGGCCTGCAACGCTCTCGCCGCGAGTTCCTCCGCGCCGGCGGCCTGGGCCTACTCGGCATGAACCTGCCCACCTTGCTCAACGCCCAGGCCCGATCGGCCAGCGTGATGGCTCCGCCGTCGAGCTTCGGCAAGGCCAAGGCGTGCATCCTCCTGTTCATGTGGGGCGGCCCCGCGCAGCAGGAAACCTGGGACCTGAAGCCCGACGCCCCCGAGCAGGTGCGCGGCGAATTTAAGCCGATTGAGACCAACGTCCCCGGCCTCCTAATCTCCGAGCACTTCCCCCGCCTGGCCACCCGTTGCGACAAGCTCGCCGTCATTCGCTCGGTCCACCACCGCGATGTCAACCACACCACCGCTACCCACGAACTCCTCACCGGCCGCCCCATCCCTCGCCCCGGCGGCGGCCCGATGAACGAGGACTGGCCCCACTACGGCGCGGTGCTGGAACACATCGACCACTTCAAGCGCCGCTCTCCGTTGCCTCCGTACGTCCAGTTCATGCCCGTCAGCACCGACGGCGCTCCTCGATTCGTCGAGCAGAGCCACGGCCAGGGGGCCGGCTGGCTCGGGCCCGCTCTCAATCCGTTCTCGATCGACCACGACCCCAGCCTCCCCGATTACGACGTCGGCGACTTCCGCCTCCCCGCCGAGGTCGGCCCCACCCGGCGTGACGTCCGGCAGGGGCTCCTCCAGCTCGTCGAGCAGCAGGCCCGGCACCTGGAGCAGTCCCCCCAGGTCGATGCCATGTCC encodes the following:
- a CDS encoding serine/threonine-protein kinase; its protein translation is MKPTDTCPDPSRWERFLADQVDDRECNDLEAHLDACETCRDRLALLAEWPSVAEVTAKPDQDPSQSWLDRLERIDGWEASDADREPATLPTLPGFDELEELGRGGMGIVYRARQVGLDRSVAIKVLSSAGRLAPKARSRAFREARALARLNHPNIVKVHDISEFDGLPSIVMEWVEGGDLSHRLEHGPLPPREAAELARTLALALAAAHEQGIIHRDIKPRNVLLAADGSPRLTDFGLAREVDSNDRLTSTGLAIGTPGYMAPEQIDTTLGPVGPPADIYALGATLYAMLTGRPPFQAANEAESLRQVVECDPVPPRRLDDVIPRDLDTICRTCLEKRPERRYASADDLTADLKRFLDGLPIKARPIGPVRSMIRRARRHPKQAALVCSVAILLLTMAVGGLLVAREQARLRSIAEDRRLLAVERENDARASADHARRVLQVMAEGMGASAKAIRTMNASSQPELRRISSKHLAEVTSTYARYFQEHSAETPWIASEVQMLETLAELRGLEGDLDEADRLRRRCIEEGMIVLERAPDDIAFRQSLVESATRLALASETQNGPEAAMPDFEAAYRLARVIAPEDVSNTDQFFVRAMAATNLAGTYHRLGHYEKAATVQAEALAFSRDVLARQPDDTAVTAFVIDHLCGLATTRIEQGASEEASRLLLEADAMLDTLRDAGPTSPGRDPEILRAWINEERERLPKSLAGR
- a CDS encoding RNA polymerase sigma factor — protein: MQSLEPKTRISLLRKLSEPSSDPVEWSQFVNSYGPLVLSWCRGKGLQEQDARDVAQEVFLCFARQATRFRYDPSRKFRGYLRRLTHAAWCDWVERHRPWHRGTGDTAVVRLLERIADRDVSAACREAEVDQERLERAMRLVRARVEPRTWDAFRLLALEGLSGEEAAVRLGMKRGSAFAARCKVQRLIRLEIARFEAEGKIEAGGFEASG
- a CDS encoding peroxiredoxin family protein, whose amino-acid sequence is MTRILAPALAVVGLTLGLALSATAQEGLKVGDKAPDFTLKASDGKTYSLSDFKGKKAVVIAWFPKAFTGGCTKQCTAYAEQGDQLKDLNVAYFTASTDTVDENTRFAQSLNADYPILSDPDASVAKAFGVLMPERPLARRVTFYIDKDGVIQAIDSQINTENAGTDTAKKLKELGIAE
- a CDS encoding Re/Si-specific NAD(P)(+) transhydrogenase subunit alpha, whose translation is MIVGVVKENFPGERRVALIPASVPLLKKAGCEVLVETGAGFEAGYPDPTYEQKGATIVSSRDEVFARSDILLHLLGLGANQDRGRDDLPRYRPGQIALGFFRALGAPETVQEVAATGITAFAIEMLPRITRAQSMDALSSMATVAGYKAVVIAADTLRRMFPMMMTAAGTISPARVLVLGVGVAGLQAIATARRMGAVVSAFDVRPAVKEQVQSLGAKFVELPLESGDAEDTGGYAKAQGEDFLRRQRELMARVVAESDVVITTANVPGRKAPVLVTADMVEAMTPGSVIIDLAAERGGNCELSRAGEVVTTHGVSIVGAVNLAGTVPYHASQMYSSNITTLLLHLLKDGQLAMDSSDEITRETLIARGGKVVHPRVLEALGIPSEVPGDSGRS
- a CDS encoding NAD(P) transhydrogenase subunit alpha → MELLVFSLTIFVLALFVGFEVITKVPPTLHTPLMSGSNAISGITLVGAILSAGLQYSTLTSVLGVLAVALATINVVGGFLVTHRILGMFRRKS
- a CDS encoding NAD(P)(+) transhydrogenase (Re/Si-specific) subunit beta → MSTSLINLAYLVASALFILGLKGLSHPRTAVRGNLLGATGMLIAVVVTLLNQEIIGFGGILVGLALGSLVGAVLAVRIPMTAMPQLVAVLNGFGGGASILVAGAALVEAVGLTEREVTYQLTIATAVSGLIGAVTLSGSFIAFAKLQELISGNPILFPGRHVVNALLLIATLGLAAMVAVQPDQPLAYWGLVLVASALGVLAVIPIGGADMPVVIALLNSYSGLAACATGFVLNNTMLIIAGSLVGASGLILTRIMCDAMNRSLTNVLFGGVGAVASQPGGGKGDEVYAGRVKSAGPEEIAMILEIAQRVMIVPGYGLAVSQAQHSVRDLANLLESRGVRVDFAIHPVAGRMPGHMNVLLAEADIPYEKLLTMEEANPQFEQTDVAIVIGANDVVNPDARTDPTGPIAGMPILDVDKARTVIVIKRSLSPGFAGIPNPLFAADNTLMYFADGKKALVDLITALQS
- a CDS encoding DUF1501 domain-containing protein, whose translation is MMRGVNRGCGSFRSGLQRSRREFLRAGGLGLLGMNLPTLLNAQARSASVMAPPSSFGKAKACILLFMWGGPAQQETWDLKPDAPEQVRGEFKPIETNVPGLLISEHFPRLATRCDKLAVIRSVHHRDVNHTTATHELLTGRPIPRPGGGPMNEDWPHYGAVLEHIDHFKRRSPLPPYVQFMPVSTDGAPRFVEQSHGQGAGWLGPALNPFSIDHDPSLPDYDVGDFRLPAEVGPTRRDVRQGLLQLVEQQARHLEQSPQVDAMSSHYERAHALLTDRRALDAFDLTQEDPRLRQRYGMHAHGQAVLQARRLVEAGVPLTTVFWQNDGITNVSVYWDTHNRNFIDLKDRLMPPADQAFSALLDDLEARGLLDETLVVWTGEFGRTPKVGQSVVGGAGAGRDGRDHWAHCFSTVLAGAGIRGGTVYGASDRWAAYPSRDAVTPADIAATIYHCLGVDPELELVDTLGRPLALCLGRPIQGILA